The nucleotide window GGTTTGACCACAAGGTCATTATCGATGCCCGATACTGCGCGGTAGTCGAAACTCTGTGTGGCAGCGTCGTAAGTGAGGCTGCCGAAGTTGACCCCATGAGTGGTAAGCGGGATCGGCTTTCCCGGGTTGCGCCGGGCGAAGTACCTGCGCTTTTGCAGGTTGGCGGTCATTTCCTTGGCCAGCAACTCGATGCCGCCTGAGCCGAACAGGAAAGGCGGATTGATGAAGCGGCCGTCGAAAAAAGCGTACCCATAAAAATGCGAATCACTGACGTCTATTTCACGTGGCTGGAAGATCGCATTGTTGTTCGAGCTGCCGGCCCCGCCGACGGCAAAACGAAACGGCACTTCTGCGCTGCTGCCTACTGAGTGACACTCCTGGCAGCTCTGGGCGTCCAGGCCATTGACCCGCAGCAGCGTGCCGTTGTTCTGCAGCGTTGGGCGTCCGCCCGGGCTGGTCGGATCGGCCGGATCGGTCGGCCCGTCGCCATAACCGTCCAGCTTGTTGAACGGCGTCGCAAATACCTGCATGCCGGCGTGGCGGATTTCATCCAGCGTCATTGCCCCGGAAGCGATGTCATCTTGCATAAAGTCACGCGACAGAGCGGGCGCTTCCCCGGGTGGTATCTGCGTAAAGGCGTTTTCGCAGCCTAACGCAGCCAGCAGCACCAGCGCGAAGGTCCGGATTGTTTTCGGCATTGCATGACCCTTTACAGGCTCTTGTTACTGTCGCGCCAGTTTACCGGAACGAAGCGGCGCGCGAAAACGCTGAATGTGACGCTGGGTAAAGAGCCTGAATTTGCAGCGTTTGGACATAATGATGAAGCCGGGATTCAGCGCGATCGTATGTCCCGTTGCGGGTCAGGCGATGCATTGTTGTCATCGTCGGTCAGGATCCGCAGCGCCGGTGTATCGAGGTCATCGAACTGGCCGCTGCGCACCGCCCAGAAAAATGCGGCTATCGCTACCAGCAGCAGGATCAGCCCGACCGGG belongs to Gammaproteobacteria bacterium and includes:
- the ccoS gene encoding cbb3-type cytochrome oxidase assembly protein CcoS, with translation MSIIFVLIPVGLILLLVAIAAFFWAVRSGQFDDLDTPALRILTDDDNNASPDPQRDIRSR